In Sebaldella termitidis ATCC 33386, one DNA window encodes the following:
- a CDS encoding aldo/keto reductase — translation MEYKGFGLGCMSLSTADQAESSAVIHTALDEGISFLNTGDFYGSGESEMAVGEALKGYSREKYYISVKFGALTMPNGGLYSLDVHPDRIKNYLTHSLKRLKLDYIDLYQPCRIDLGIPVEETIGAISDLVKEGYVRHIGLSQVDSETIKRAQAVHKIELVEMEYSLFNRGIEKDILSTARKLDIGVVSFGTLAHGLLSGSWTKERLKHGEFPLHMMSPLLSKENVEKNIEFVENLDQIANEKNVSVSQLAHAWILSKGDDIIPLIGTSKVKHLKNSLESKNLFLSEEDIQRIENAVPQDKISGESLRRMQFKNGVIVR, via the coding sequence ATGGAATATAAAGGTTTTGGACTTGGATGCATGAGCTTATCAACTGCTGATCAGGCGGAAAGTTCTGCTGTTATACATACAGCTTTAGATGAAGGTATTTCTTTTTTGAATACTGGGGATTTCTATGGTTCAGGGGAAAGTGAGATGGCTGTCGGAGAGGCTCTAAAAGGTTACAGCCGTGAAAAATATTACATATCAGTAAAATTCGGGGCTCTTACAATGCCAAATGGCGGGCTGTATAGTTTGGATGTACATCCTGACAGGATTAAAAACTATCTGACTCACTCCCTGAAGCGTTTAAAACTTGACTATATTGACTTATATCAGCCTTGCAGGATTGATCTTGGTATCCCTGTAGAAGAAACTATCGGGGCAATTTCAGATTTGGTTAAAGAAGGATATGTGCGACATATCGGACTTAGTCAGGTAGATTCTGAAACAATCAAAAGAGCTCAGGCAGTTCATAAAATAGAGCTGGTAGAAATGGAGTATTCTTTATTTAATCGCGGCATAGAAAAGGATATCCTTTCAACAGCCCGTAAATTAGATATTGGAGTTGTGTCATTCGGGACGCTTGCCCATGGACTTTTAAGCGGTTCATGGACTAAAGAACGTCTTAAACATGGTGAATTCCCATTACATATGATGAGTCCGCTGTTATCAAAAGAAAACGTTGAAAAAAACATTGAGTTTGTTGAAAACTTAGACCAAATTGCAAATGAAAAAAATGTAAGTGTATCTCAGCTTGCTCACGCTTGGATTTTGTCAAAAGGAGACGATATTATACCGCTTATCGGAACAAGCAAGGTGAAACATTTAAAAAATTCTCTGGAGTCTAAAAATCTGTTTTTAAGCGAAGAAGATATACAAAGAATAGAAAATGCAGTGCCGCAGGATAAGATTTCCGGTGAAAGTTTACGAAGAATGCAGTTTAAGAATGGAGTCATAGTCAGATAG
- a CDS encoding pyridoxamine 5'-phosphate oxidase family protein: MNEVLEFLKNCKVFFVATAEQGKPKVRPFSFVMMHEEKLYFVTGNQKPFFKQIQANPEIEICGTSQKMEWIRLSGKAVPDSRLEIKQRAFEELPFLKNNYKSVENPVMECFYLGEAKADFCKIDGSSKTVVL; this comes from the coding sequence ATGAATGAAGTATTAGAATTTTTAAAAAACTGCAAAGTATTTTTTGTTGCAACAGCAGAGCAGGGAAAGCCTAAAGTCAGGCCGTTTAGTTTTGTTATGATGCATGAAGAAAAGTTATATTTTGTAACAGGAAATCAAAAACCATTTTTTAAGCAAATTCAGGCAAATCCGGAAATTGAAATATGCGGAACCAGCCAAAAAATGGAATGGATACGTCTTAGCGGTAAAGCTGTTCCGGATTCGAGACTTGAGATAAAACAGAGAGCATTTGAGGAATTACCGTTTCTTAAGAATAACTATAAGTCAGTTGAAAATCCGGTAATGGAATGCTTTTATCTGGGAGAAGCCAAGGCTGATTTTTGTAAAATAGACGGATCATCAAAGACAGTTGTTCTCTAA
- a CDS encoding MFS transporter has protein sequence MNTEKYEQYKNKNVILITVLLLAFMTSLDGSIVNVALPMMSESLSVNTQSISWVFSSYLIGICTLILAFGKLGDLKGKMKVFKTGILIFTLGSMMSGLSAAFPFLITARIIQAVGAAASMATSQGIITEAVPRNEIGKAFGLFGTCIALGTMMGAPIGGFIISIFKWNYIFFFNVPIGIIIFILCFKFLPKEHVNNGKFPDIRGFLLFVITIVSFFIAVMQGGAVGYGNPFIISCFVISIAAFIFFVFTEKRADDPMLDLDIFKSKSFSISIFCSFLSFVAIFCLLIINLFYLHYAREYDPSFIGLLMMFYSIILTLSSLFSGILSDKIRPELLTFTGLAIMGAGFFFMTLLNISTPIFLLLIFMALIGLGAGLFQSPNNSLVMSAASKDKLGIAGSVNALVRNIGMSIGIAVATILLYDRMSQKAGYKVSTYVAGSDDIFLYGMRYVYVVAGILCVIGAIITFMRFYHQKISFNNKN, from the coding sequence ATGAACACTGAGAAATATGAACAATATAAAAATAAAAACGTAATTTTAATTACAGTATTACTGCTTGCTTTTATGACTTCACTTGACGGAAGTATAGTAAATGTAGCCCTACCTATGATGTCAGAAAGCTTATCTGTCAATACACAATCTATAAGCTGGGTTTTTTCTTCCTATTTGATAGGAATTTGTACTCTCATATTAGCATTTGGAAAACTGGGAGATCTTAAGGGAAAAATGAAAGTTTTCAAAACAGGAATTCTCATATTTACACTGGGTTCAATGATGTCTGGATTATCTGCGGCCTTTCCCTTTCTTATAACAGCAAGAATCATTCAGGCTGTAGGAGCTGCCGCATCTATGGCCACAAGCCAGGGAATTATCACAGAAGCTGTTCCAAGAAATGAAATTGGTAAAGCCTTTGGGTTATTTGGTACTTGTATAGCTTTAGGAACTATGATGGGAGCACCAATAGGCGGCTTTATAATTTCCATATTTAAATGGAACTACATTTTCTTCTTTAATGTTCCTATTGGGATCATAATATTTATTTTATGCTTTAAGTTTTTACCCAAAGAACATGTAAATAACGGAAAGTTTCCTGATATAAGAGGCTTTTTACTTTTTGTGATAACTATAGTCAGTTTTTTTATCGCTGTAATGCAGGGAGGTGCTGTGGGCTACGGTAATCCTTTTATAATCAGCTGCTTTGTTATTTCGATAGCAGCGTTTATTTTCTTTGTTTTTACAGAGAAAAGAGCTGATGACCCAATGCTTGACTTGGATATATTTAAATCAAAATCATTTTCGATAAGTATTTTTTGCTCATTTTTAAGCTTTGTAGCAATCTTCTGTCTGTTAATAATCAATCTGTTTTACTTACATTATGCGAGGGAATATGATCCTTCTTTTATAGGGCTGTTAATGATGTTTTATTCAATAATCCTTACTTTATCATCACTTTTCAGCGGTATACTTTCAGATAAGATACGCCCTGAGCTTTTGACTTTCACAGGCTTAGCAATTATGGGAGCAGGTTTTTTCTTCATGACACTCTTAAATATAAGCACTCCTATATTCTTATTATTGATTTTTATGGCACTTATAGGCTTGGGAGCAGGACTGTTTCAATCACCAAACAATTCATTGGTAATGTCTGCAGCGAGTAAAGATAAGCTTGGGATTGCGGGAAGCGTAAATGCATTGGTAAGAAATATAGGAATGAGTATCGGTATAGCGGTAGCTACTATTCTTTTATACGATAGAATGAGTCAGAAAGCAGGATATAAGGTTTCGACCTATGTAGCAGGAAGCGATGATATCTTTCTTTACGGGATGAGATATGTCTATGTTGTGGCAGGAATACTCTGTGTAATTGGGGCAATTATTACTTTTATGAGATTTTATCACCAAAAAATAAGCTTTAATAATAAAAACTGA